CGTCTGCGCCAGCAGAATCACGCCAATCACCATCAGGCCCACATAAACATACTTGAGAAATCTCTCCGGATGCATGCGGCGATTCACCCATCGCCCCAGCGGAATCACAGGCAGCAGCACCGGCAGCGAAATCAGGTAGTAGTGCGTGACCGTGTGCGTCCACAGCCCGGCGCGCCAGTAGCCCAGCATGCAGAGTGCGCTGGCCGGCAAAAAATATCCCTGCAGCGTGGCGCGAAATTGCGGCGCGGGCCACCGCCGCAGCGCCCCATAAATCACCAGCGGCGGACTGTTCATGCCATAAGCGCCGCCCAGCACGCCGGCCAGCAGTCCGCAGCCCAGCAGCAGGGGGCGATGATCGCGGCGAATCTGCCAGCGCTGCAGGCCCGTCAGCG
The DNA window shown above is from Acidobacterium capsulatum ATCC 51196 and carries:
- a CDS encoding sulfite exporter TauE/SafE family protein, which translates into the protein MLSTSLFVILIVLLATGVRSTFGFGESLLAVPLLAFCMPVQTAAPLAVLLSITVATVILIQDWKKIHFGSALSWLVATCFGIPLGLMLLTSGHEGAVKIALALLLMGFALFSLTGLQRWQIRRDHRPLLLGCGLLAGVLGGAYGMNSPPLVIYGALRRWPAPQFRATLQGYFLPASALCMLGYWRAGLWTHTVTHYYLISLPVLLPVIPLGRWVNRRMHPERFLKYVYVGLMVIGVILLAQTVHAAG